In Xyrauchen texanus isolate HMW12.3.18 chromosome 23, RBS_HiC_50CHRs, whole genome shotgun sequence, a genomic segment contains:
- the elf1 gene encoding ETS-related transcription factor Elf-1 isoform X3, with protein MQVYSGLEADEVTNGIMVDGMEDVVEENIMGDVGLSVETSVSGGEDNMETIEAAEALLNMESPNNILDEKRMIHTYGSMLESPLTYISLRPEQLSNGCMDVNLDEDTSSMDETPQKNLSKPARKPKVRKPRPVRPCSPITNPALPLKKKSKEGKGNTIYLWEFLLALLQDKNTCPKYIKWTQREKGIFKLVDSKAVSKLWGKHKNKPDMNYETMGRALRYYYQRGILAKVEGQRLVYQFKEMPTDLVIIDEDDSQGDDHSAGYGGHRSALHGRSMGRSTSRAQGRSSGGTQVRSVKREMSPGLTSNGKQAEQLLQTIHVLQPNQGAAVPVPAHSVRTINMPGTVPMVLTSGAQGGGQVTLQTLPLSSVLTNGDSSTHPSPPRVILHTVPSTSPGGKDVLTIQTASMTTDSIQHQQLLVSLGSSSGGVISTTPQQAGSLNGITRMVTLNANGQPVVAQQPGTVIATVLKPSELQGLQVKEEMLDPQYLQCLVNSNPTVTPYCKEEMDEGVAELSYRTVIINNAGQELNQTINRHSDMSFKLASSPSEGLTPVEELEVRGEVALHPDQEAKELLEASEGLQDLPVSIQIPASHFIQVKSEPVET; from the exons TAGAGACTTCAGTCTCAGGTGGAGAGGACAATATGGAGACCATTGAGGCAGCTGAAGCCCTGCTGAACATGGAATCTCCTAATAACATCCTGGATGAGAAGCGCATGA TTCACACATATGGGTCAATGCTGGAATCACCCCTGACCTACATTTCCCTGCGTCCAGAGCAGCTCTCAAATGGCTGCATGGATGTTAATTTGGATGAGGATACGTCCTCCATGGATGAGACCCCTCAAAAGAACCTCTCCAAGCCTGCCAGGAAACCCAAAG TGCGTAAACCAAGACCGGTGCGGCCTTGCTCTCCCATTACCAATCCCGCTCTCCCACTGAAGAAAAAAAGCAAAGAGGGCAAAG GTAACACTATCTACTTGTGGGAGTTCCTCCTGGCCTTGCTGCAGGACAAAAACACCTGTCCCAAATACATCAAGTGGACGCAGAGAGAGAAGGGCATTTTTAAGCTGGTGGACTCCAAGGCTGTGTCTAAGCTGTGGGGGAAGCACAAAAACAAGCCTGATATGAACTACGAGACCATGGGCAGAGCACTCAG ATACTATTACCAGAGGGGTATACTGGCCAAGGTTGAAGGACAGAGGCTTGTTTACCAGTTTAAGGAGATGCCAACAGATCTTGTCATTATTGATGAGGATGATAGTCAAGGGGACGACCACAGCGCTGGGTACGGAGGGCACCGCTCGGCCCTTCACGGACGGAGCATGGGGCGCAGTACATCGCGCGCACAAGGAAGAAGCTCTGGAGGCACACAGGTGAGGTCAGTGAAGAGAGAGATGAGCCCTGGGCTGACCAGTAATGGAAAACAAGCAGAACAGCTGCTGCAGACTATCCATGTTCTGCAGCCAAACCAGGGAGCTGCTGTCCCAGTGCCTGCACACTCTGTAAG GACTATTAATATGCCAGGCACTGTTCCAATGGTCCTCACATCTGGAGCACAAGGAGGAGGTCAGGTCACCCTGCAGACCCTGCCCCTGTCCTCTGTCCTGACCAATGGTGATTCCTCCACTCACCCCTCCCCGCCTCGGGTCATTCTCCACACTGTGCCTTCCACCAGCCCTGGGGGTAAAGATGTGCTCACCATCCAGACTGCCTCTATGACGACCGACAGCATCCAGCACCAGCAGCTCCTCGTGTCTCTGGGCTCATCCAGCGGAGGGGTCATCAGCACCACCCCCCAGCAAGCCGGGTCTCTTAATGGCATCACCCGCATGGTCACCCTCAACGCCAATGGGCAACCCGTAGTGGCCCAGCAGCCCGGAACAGTCATCGCCACTGTCCTGAAGCCCAGCGAGCTTCAAGGCCTGCAGGTAAAAGAGGAGATGCTAGACCCCCAGTACCTTCAGTGTCTGGTCAATAGCAACCCCACCGTGACCCCATACTGCAAAGAGGAGATGGATGAGGGTGTGGCGGAGCTGAGCTACAGGACTGTGATCATCAACAATGCAGGTCAGGAGCTGAACCAGACCATCAACAGAcactcagacatgagcttcaagCTGGCCAGCAGTCCCAGTGAGGGTCTCACCCCTGTGGAGGAGCTGGAGGTGAGGGGTGAAGTGGCTTTGCATCCAGATCAAGAGGCCAAAGAGCTGTTGGAGGCCTCTGAAGGTCTGCAAGATCTGCCGGTCTCCATACAGATACCTGCGTCCCACTTCATCCAGGTAAAATCGGAACCTGTTGAGACCTAA